In Geminocystis sp. NIES-3708, a single window of DNA contains:
- a CDS encoding EAL domain-containing protein has translation MIKIFIVEDEIIAAESLMIDLTQLGYEVIGKSNNGEKALLEIQKTNPDLVLMDINLKGNMDGIKLTEELAKITSIPVIYLTAYSNEEILSRAANTFPYGYIVKPYKKEDLSTTIIVALQKYKEIEKIKYQLIEQREKLNYISKFDEITELPNQLSLVENFNGILEVFYQQLSDEFTGNENEIPQLIPIFYLNFSRFKLIRDEFGQDLGNMLLKALVKRLKANLSEQTIITRLEGDDFALIIPPIETKQTAIDLAKMLLEKITPPFIYKNQEIFIDFRIGITFYPLQGQNIDELLYKAKESIKDLEKLGENQYQIYSPALHKYTPKQISLEAQLHHAIERNELELYYQPKVEFKTNKVTGAEALLRWNHPEEKFISPSIFIPLAEEIGLIDTIGEWVLNKACEQFSFLQKKYKNDLQIAVNISARQFNQDLLEHKLLKIMSYHYFNPNLLELELTESLLVNNANTVAKKLNKLKSLGFKIAIDDFGTGYSSLGYMQNFNFDTLKIDRCFIKDIQINPKNATITKSLIDMAHQLNLNVVAEGVEIEPELAFLHKNNCDFYQGYLFSRPLPFRQFEELLINNI, from the coding sequence ATGATTAAAATTTTCATTGTTGAAGACGAAATAATTGCGGCAGAAAGTTTGATGATTGATTTGACTCAATTAGGCTATGAAGTTATCGGAAAATCAAATAATGGAGAAAAAGCCTTATTAGAAATTCAAAAAACTAATCCTGATTTAGTTTTAATGGATATTAATCTAAAAGGGAATATGGATGGAATTAAATTAACAGAAGAATTAGCAAAAATTACCTCTATTCCTGTGATTTATTTAACAGCTTATTCCAATGAAGAAATATTATCTAGAGCCGCAAATACTTTCCCTTATGGGTATATTGTAAAACCCTATAAAAAAGAAGATTTATCCACCACAATTATTGTTGCTTTACAAAAATATAAAGAAATTGAAAAAATTAAATATCAACTGATTGAGCAACGGGAAAAATTAAACTATATTTCTAAATTTGATGAAATAACTGAATTGCCAAATCAACTTTCATTGGTAGAAAATTTTAATGGTATTTTAGAAGTTTTTTATCAACAATTAAGTGATGAATTTACTGGTAATGAGAATGAAATTCCTCAATTAATTCCTATTTTTTATCTTAATTTTAGTCGATTTAAGCTCATTAGAGATGAATTTGGACAAGATTTAGGAAATATGTTATTAAAAGCATTAGTCAAAAGATTAAAAGCTAATTTAAGTGAACAAACTATTATCACTCGTCTTGAAGGAGATGATTTTGCCTTAATTATTCCTCCTATTGAAACTAAACAAACTGCTATTGATTTAGCAAAAATGTTATTAGAAAAAATCACCCCACCTTTTATTTATAAAAATCAAGAAATTTTTATCGATTTTCGCATTGGTATAACATTTTATCCTCTTCAAGGGCAAAATATCGATGAACTTTTATACAAAGCAAAAGAAAGTATTAAAGACTTAGAAAAACTAGGAGAAAATCAGTATCAAATTTATTCTCCTGCTTTGCATAAATATACTCCAAAACAAATATCCTTAGAAGCACAATTACACCATGCTATAGAAAGAAATGAGTTAGAACTTTATTACCAACCAAAAGTAGAATTTAAAACCAATAAAGTTACTGGTGCAGAAGCATTATTAAGATGGAATCATCCTGAAGAAAAATTTATTTCCCCTTCAATATTTATTCCTTTAGCAGAAGAAATTGGCTTAATTGACACGATTGGAGAATGGGTTTTAAATAAAGCCTGTGAACAATTTTCTTTCTTACAAAAAAAATATAAAAACGATTTACAAATAGCTGTTAATATTTCTGCAAGACAATTTAATCAAGACTTATTAGAGCATAAATTATTGAAAATTATGAGCTATCATTATTTTAATCCCAACTTATTAGAATTAGAATTAACAGAAAGTTTATTAGTTAATAATGCTAATACAGTAGCAAAAAAATTAAATAAATTGAAGTCTTTAGGATTTAAAATTGCTATAGACGATTTTGGCACAGGATATTCTTCTTTGGGTTATATGCAAAATTTTAATTTTGATACTCTCAAAATTGATCGTTGTTTTATTAAAGATATTCAAATTAATCCAAAAAATGCGACGATTACTAAATCATTGATTGATATGGCACATCAATTAAATCTTAATGTGGTAGCAGAAGGAGTGGAAATTGAACCAGAATTAGCTTTTTTACATAAAAATAATTGTGATTTTTATCAAGGTTATTTATTTAGTCGCCCCCTTCCTTTTCGTCAATTTGAGGAATTATTAATTAATAATATTTAA
- a CDS encoding YwqG family protein: MSNSLLFDLPQELQPFHQVIENTLLDYLQIKITPITVNNKINTSTLLWKNKFGGLPYLPKNQQYPINDKGEYLRLVAQLNFSEIPNLNNFPKSGILQFFIDRNDDIYGLDFDNQISQKGFRILYYPEIDKNSNNLITDFSFLGNLAEDHYFPIRGEFALEFTLDQAPICPDDQYFNYYLPELNRENNGLLFDIYAEYYENKFSGIKHQLGGYPYFTQSDPRFGISKENEPYQLLLQIDSEYFDDGFDICWGDVGIANFFIQPSALKKLDFSQVLYNWDCT, from the coding sequence ATGTCCAATTCATTATTATTTGATTTACCACAAGAATTACAACCATTTCATCAAGTTATTGAAAATACATTATTGGATTATTTACAAATAAAAATTACTCCCATAACTGTAAACAATAAAATAAATACATCAACCTTGTTATGGAAAAATAAATTTGGAGGATTACCCTATTTACCAAAAAATCAACAATATCCCATTAATGATAAAGGAGAATATTTACGTTTAGTTGCTCAACTAAATTTTAGTGAGATTCCAAACCTCAATAATTTTCCTAAATCAGGTATTTTACAGTTTTTTATTGATAGAAACGATGATATTTATGGATTAGATTTTGATAACCAAATTTCTCAAAAAGGTTTTAGAATTTTATACTATCCAGAAATTGATAAAAATAGCAATAATTTAATAACTGATTTCAGTTTTTTAGGTAATTTAGCTGAAGATCATTATTTTCCAATTCGAGGTGAGTTTGCTTTAGAATTCACTCTCGATCAAGCTCCTATATGTCCTGATGACCAATATTTTAATTATTATTTACCTGAATTAAATCGAGAAAATAATGGTTTATTATTTGATATTTATGCAGAATATTATGAGAATAAATTTAGTGGGATAAAACATCAATTAGGAGGTTATCCTTATTTTACTCAAAGTGATCCTCGTTTTGGTATTTCAAAAGAGAATGAACCTTATCAATTATTATTACAGATCGATTCGGAATATTTTGATGACGGTTTCGATATTTGTTGGGGTGATGTGGGAATTGCCAACTTTTTTATTCAACCTTCAGCTTTGAAAAAATTAGATTTTTCTCAAGTTTTATATAATTGGGATTGTACTTAA
- the sat gene encoding sulfate adenylyltransferase, translating into MTKIIETIAPHGGHLVNRIATLAERDEFLAQANKLPRIQLDERATSDLVMIAIGGFSPLNGFMGQDDYERVVEEMRLMSGLPWSVPVTLSVTEEVAEPLKEGGWVRLDDPHGRFVGVLELTQKYRYNKAHEAVNVYLTDEEAHPGVKVVYEQGEINLAGPIWLLQRDNHPLFPNYQLDPAQSRKMFVDRGWKTVVGFQTRNPIHRAHEYIIKCALETVDGLFLHPLVGATKSDDIPADVRMNCYEIMVENYFPQNRVILAINPSAMRYAGPREAIFHALIRKNYGCTHFIVGRDHAGVGDYYGTYDAQLIFGEFEPQELGITPMMFEHAFYCTITDQMATSKTSPATKEQRIHLSGTKVREMLRRGELPPPEFSRPKVAAELAKAMHQ; encoded by the coding sequence ATGACTAAAATTATTGAAACTATTGCACCTCATGGAGGACATTTAGTTAATAGAATTGCAACTTTAGCAGAAAGAGATGAATTTTTAGCACAAGCAAATAAATTACCAAGAATACAATTAGATGAAAGAGCAACTTCAGATCTCGTCATGATTGCCATTGGTGGTTTTAGTCCTCTTAATGGCTTTATGGGACAAGATGACTACGAGAGAGTAGTAGAAGAAATGCGTTTGATGAGTGGACTTCCTTGGTCTGTACCTGTCACATTATCTGTAACCGAAGAAGTGGCAGAGCCTTTAAAAGAAGGTGGTTGGGTTCGTTTAGATGATCCTCATGGTAGATTTGTCGGGGTTTTAGAACTTACTCAGAAATATCGCTACAATAAAGCTCATGAGGCAGTTAACGTTTATCTTACTGACGAAGAAGCCCACCCCGGTGTAAAAGTAGTATATGAGCAAGGAGAAATTAATTTAGCTGGTCCTATATGGTTACTACAAAGAGATAATCATCCTTTATTCCCCAATTATCAACTTGATCCTGCTCAATCCCGTAAAATGTTCGTAGATAGGGGCTGGAAAACTGTTGTCGGCTTTCAAACCCGTAACCCCATTCACCGAGCCCATGAATATATCATTAAATGTGCGTTAGAAACCGTTGATGGTTTATTTTTACATCCCCTCGTTGGTGCCACAAAAAGTGATGATATTCCTGCGGATGTACGGATGAATTGTTACGAGATTATGGTAGAAAATTATTTTCCTCAAAATCGAGTAATTTTAGCCATTAATCCTTCCGCTATGCGTTATGCTGGACCTAGAGAAGCAATTTTCCATGCTTTAATCCGTAAAAATTATGGTTGCACTCATTTTATTGTCGGTAGAGATCATGCTGGAGTGGGGGATTATTATGGCACTTATGATGCTCAATTAATTTTCGGTGAATTTGAGCCTCAAGAATTAGGTATTACCCCTATGATGTTCGAGCACGCTTTTTATTGTACTATTACAGATCAAATGGCTACATCTAAAACTAGCCCAGCTACCAAAGAACAACGAATTCACTTGTCTGGTACAAAAGTAAGAGAGATGTTACGTCGTGGAGAGTTGCCACCTCCAGAATTTTCTCGCCCAAAAGTAGCCGCAGAATTAGCTAAAGCGATGCACCAGTAA
- a CDS encoding DUF2993 domain-containing protein has product MLLSKLDNIGEKTINKIAEMAFKSQIKNAESLSVQVKTDPNKLSQGILESLNIEGYGLEMQKDLRLEKMQITLNNIAVSPLKALMGNVQLTQPSQGKAYIVLSEKDIEAALNIDKLNQQLQKYEIRHHNQNVKVKFSKVDCRIIGDGRVTVKAKLKIINTQTIESVCLVIKPCVCNSGQGIFLDEVKCTQGKQFSSILINAILEESAKIFNLDNFLMDGISLDVNHLTMEEGKLNLLAIAGITHLPIR; this is encoded by the coding sequence ATGTTACTCAGTAAATTAGACAATATCGGTGAAAAAACTATCAATAAAATTGCGGAGATGGCTTTTAAAAGTCAAATAAAAAATGCTGAATCCTTAAGTGTACAAGTTAAAACTGATCCTAATAAATTATCACAGGGAATTTTAGAATCTTTAAATATTGAAGGCTATGGTTTAGAAATGCAAAAGGATTTGCGGTTAGAAAAAATGCAGATTACTTTAAATAATATTGCCGTAAGTCCTCTAAAAGCCTTAATGGGTAATGTACAATTAACTCAACCTAGTCAGGGAAAGGCTTATATTGTTTTGAGTGAAAAAGACATCGAGGCGGCGTTAAATATCGATAAACTTAATCAACAGCTACAAAAATATGAAATTCGTCATCATAATCAAAATGTGAAAGTCAAATTTTCTAAAGTAGATTGTCGCATTATCGGAGATGGTAGAGTAACAGTTAAAGCTAAATTAAAAATTATTAATACTCAAACAATTGAGAGTGTTTGTTTAGTGATTAAACCTTGTGTTTGTAATAGTGGGCAAGGCATCTTCTTAGATGAAGTTAAATGTACTCAAGGAAAACAATTTTCATCTATCCTTATCAATGCCATTTTGGAAGAATCAGCAAAAATATTTAATCTCGATAACTTTCTGATGGATGGTATTTCTTTGGATGTAAATCATTTAACGATGGAAGAAGGAAAACTTAATCTTCTAGCCATCGCTGGAATTACTCATTTACCGATACGTTAA
- a CDS encoding diguanylate cyclase domain-containing protein: MMNHSSENKGNILLIEDLSDNLQLLSGLLLLGYHVRSVTNVKMARKILKAKHPDVIVLNINTSEVNCYQICQFIQRHQKLINIPIIFIVALDNGFDKIKAFQYGVTDYIIRPFYLNEVVTKLEMVLTIQRQKYFLEKEIKKRKKIEDILQNSRALILSVLNSSKDAIAAFQSIRHSKTRKIKDFRCLVVNPIFAKLFNRSQNDIIGKVGFKNLIAQINQEFFEDFVTVVETGESLEKDFYYPQEENCWYQLVAVKLEDGFAITVRDITVSKKFEIRLQEGNRQLQLIANLDGLTQVANRRCFNDYLKKQWEKHLQKQQPLTLIMIDIDYFKLYNDHYGHQQGDECIYRVAQGIAMIIKRPTDLVARYGGEEFAIILSNTKIEGGLIIADLIQSTIASFEMPHEKSKVNSSVTLSIGISCLTPDHHTSLEDLIGNADKALYEAKNQGRDRIVSF, encoded by the coding sequence ATGATGAATCATTCCTCCGAAAATAAAGGTAATATCCTATTAATTGAAGATTTATCAGATAATTTACAGTTATTAAGTGGGTTACTGCTATTAGGTTATCACGTTCGTAGTGTCACCAATGTAAAAATGGCACGAAAAATATTAAAAGCGAAACATCCTGATGTCATTGTTCTAAATATTAATACTTCTGAAGTCAATTGCTATCAAATTTGTCAATTTATTCAACGTCATCAAAAATTAATTAATATACCTATAATTTTTATTGTTGCTTTAGATAATGGTTTTGATAAAATAAAAGCCTTTCAATATGGAGTAACGGATTATATTATTAGACCATTTTACCTAAATGAAGTGGTAACAAAATTAGAAATGGTATTGACTATTCAAAGACAAAAATATTTTTTAGAAAAAGAAATTAAAAAGCGAAAAAAAATAGAAGATATATTACAAAATTCAAGGGCTTTAATTTTAAGTGTACTTAATAGTTCTAAAGATGCGATCGCAGCATTTCAATCCATCAGACATTCAAAGACAAGAAAAATCAAAGATTTTCGTTGTTTGGTGGTGAATCCCATTTTTGCGAAACTTTTTAATCGTAGTCAAAATGATATTATTGGTAAAGTTGGGTTCAAAAATTTAATCGCCCAAATTAATCAGGAATTTTTTGAAGATTTTGTGACAGTGGTGGAAACGGGAGAATCTTTAGAGAAAGATTTTTATTATCCTCAAGAAGAAAATTGCTGGTATCAATTAGTCGCTGTGAAATTAGAAGATGGTTTTGCCATCACAGTAAGAGATATTACTGTTAGTAAAAAATTTGAAATTCGACTTCAAGAAGGTAATCGTCAATTACAATTAATTGCTAACTTGGATGGTTTAACTCAAGTCGCTAATCGTCGATGTTTTAATGATTATTTAAAGAAACAATGGGAAAAACATCTTCAAAAACAACAACCTCTGACTTTGATTATGATTGATATTGATTATTTTAAACTTTACAATGATCACTATGGACATCAACAAGGGGATGAATGTATTTATCGGGTGGCTCAAGGTATTGCCATGATTATTAAACGTCCTACAGATTTAGTTGCCCGTTATGGTGGAGAAGAGTTTGCGATTATTTTGTCTAACACGAAAATTGAAGGTGGATTAATCATCGCCGATTTGATTCAAAGTACGATTGCCTCTTTTGAAATGCCCCACGAAAAATCTAAGGTCAATTCTTCTGTTACTCTCAGTATAGGTATTTCTTGTTTAACTCCAGATCATCATACAAGTTTAGAAGATTTAATCGGCAACGCTGATAAAGCATTATATGAAGCCAAAAATCAAGGGCGTGATAGAATTGTCTCTTTTTAG
- a CDS encoding photosystem II protein, Psb35-related — translation MVILISLFIIGWLAASIIGTQAYFLGEQTKPIHERNWDSSSFDLLAKSFTGKDTDYLERVPAYTVDAYNAMNK, via the coding sequence ATGGTAATCTTAATTTCATTATTCATTATCGGTTGGTTAGCCGCTTCTATTATTGGTACTCAAGCCTACTTTTTAGGTGAACAAACAAAGCCGATTCACGAACGTAACTGGGATAGTTCATCTTTTGATCTATTAGCAAAATCTTTTACAGGTAAAGACACCGATTATTTAGAAAGAGTCCCCGCATATACTGTTGATGCTTATAACGCAATGAATAAATAA
- a CDS encoding FAD-binding domain-containing protein codes for MSRLIIFWHRRDLRIKDNIGLASAREKSQKIIGLFCLDPAILKGDDIAPARIKYLLGCLAELQENYRKLGSDLLIFHDSPLTVIPQLAEELKTEAVYWNLDVESFSRDRDKIIEKALKAKNIKVETFWDQLLHPPETILSKTNTPYTIYTPFWRNWSQQPKLKPVNSPSNLSSLNHEEYKIATNIGLIPLPTLENLGFTWDNELLITAGETAALERLEYFCRYLLSDYNENRNYPSLDGTSQLSAAIKFGVISPRTLWQYTQIELENCQSDEARDNIIAWQKELAWREFYQHCLYFFPELETGAYRQQFHHFPWQNNEIFFQAWCEGKTGYPIVDAAMRQLNETGWMHNRCRMIVASFLTKDLIIDWRWGEKYFMQKLYDGDLAANNGGWQWSASSGMDAKPLRIFNPASQSQKFDEEAEYIRRWLPEISHLDTADLVTGKISPLDAQSCDYPLPIVDHNQQQRKFKQIYQETKINVSVNE; via the coding sequence ATGAGTAGATTAATCATTTTTTGGCATCGTCGAGATTTAAGAATTAAGGATAATATCGGTTTAGCTTCTGCAAGAGAAAAAAGTCAAAAAATAATTGGTTTATTCTGTTTAGATCCTGCTATTTTAAAAGGAGATGATATTGCACCGGCAAGGATAAAATATTTATTGGGATGTTTAGCAGAATTACAAGAAAATTATCGAAAATTAGGTAGTGATTTATTAATTTTTCACGATTCACCCTTAACAGTTATTCCCCAATTAGCTGAAGAATTAAAAACAGAAGCTGTTTACTGGAATTTGGATGTTGAATCTTTTTCCCGTGATCGAGATAAGATCATAGAAAAAGCATTAAAAGCTAAAAATATCAAAGTCGAAACATTTTGGGATCAATTATTACACCCTCCAGAAACAATTTTATCAAAAACCAATACTCCTTATACAATCTATACTCCTTTTTGGCGCAATTGGTCACAACAACCTAAACTTAAACCCGTCAATTCTCCTTCAAATTTATCTTCCTTAAATCATGAAGAATATAAAATAGCTACTAATATAGGTTTAATTCCTTTACCAACTCTTGAAAATTTAGGTTTTACGTGGGATAACGAGTTGTTAATCACAGCTGGAGAAACTGCCGCTTTAGAAAGATTAGAATATTTTTGTCGTTATTTATTATCAGATTATAATGAAAATCGTAATTATCCCTCCCTTGATGGCACATCACAATTAAGTGCGGCTATCAAATTTGGAGTTATTTCTCCTCGAACTTTATGGCAATATACACAAATAGAGTTAGAAAACTGTCAAAGTGATGAAGCTAGAGATAACATTATTGCATGGCAAAAAGAATTAGCATGGCGAGAATTTTATCAACATTGCCTGTATTTTTTTCCCGAATTAGAAACAGGTGCATATCGACAACAATTTCATCATTTCCCTTGGCAAAATAATGAAATATTTTTTCAGGCATGGTGTGAAGGAAAAACAGGTTATCCTATCGTAGATGCGGCAATGCGTCAGTTAAATGAAACTGGCTGGATGCACAACCGCTGTAGAATGATTGTAGCCAGTTTTTTGACAAAAGACTTAATTATTGATTGGCGTTGGGGAGAAAAATATTTTATGCAGAAACTTTATGATGGAGATTTGGCGGCAAATAACGGCGGTTGGCAATGGAGTGCCTCTAGTGGCATGGATGCTAAACCGTTACGGATATTTAATCCTGCATCTCAATCGCAAAAATTTGATGAAGAAGCTGAGTATATTCGTCGATGGTTGCCAGAAATTAGCCATTTAGATACGGCGGATTTAGTGACAGGGAAAATTTCTCCTCTGGATGCACAAAGTTGTGACTATCCTTTACCCATTGTCGATCATAATCAACAACAACGGAAATTTAAACAAATATATCAGGAAACAAAAATTAACGTATCGGTAAATGAGTAA
- the fumC gene encoding class II fumarate hydratase, translating into MTNTNQNIRIEKDSMGEIEVNSDRYWGAQTQRSIHYFSIGQDKMPLEVIYGLAFVKKASAITNYELGVLSKEKADLITQATDEILAGKLDDHFPLYVWMTGSGTQSNMNVNEVIANRAIEIVGGDLGSKNPIHPNDDVNKSQSSNDAFPTAMNIAVAIAINERLIPKVKKLRDGLQEKAEAWKEIIKIGRTHLQDAVPLSLGQEFSGYVGMLEDNLTRIDNALPHIYQLALGGTALGTGINAPLGFAEKSAHHIAQLTGLPFVSAPNKFTVMGSHDAMVMLSSTLKTLACSLYKIANDIRLLACGPRAGLNELQLPENEPGSSIMPGKVNPTQCEALAMVAVQVMGYDSAVSFAGASGILDMNVYKPMMVYNVLQSIKILSDSCNNFTDFTVKDMTPNLKRIEELVNQSLMLVTALSPKIGYDKASKIAHIAHENNLTLKEATLQLGYLTSEEFDQAIDLHKMAYPK; encoded by the coding sequence ATGACTAATACTAATCAAAATATCCGCATCGAAAAAGATAGTATGGGAGAAATTGAGGTAAATTCTGATCGTTATTGGGGTGCGCAAACTCAACGCTCAATTCATTATTTTTCCATCGGTCAAGATAAAATGCCCTTAGAAGTAATTTATGGATTAGCTTTCGTAAAAAAAGCCTCTGCTATCACTAATTATGAATTGGGCGTTTTATCAAAAGAAAAAGCTGATTTAATTACCCAAGCCACCGATGAAATTTTAGCAGGAAAGTTAGATGATCATTTTCCTCTTTACGTTTGGATGACAGGAAGCGGTACACAGTCGAATATGAATGTTAACGAAGTTATCGCTAATCGTGCCATTGAGATTGTTGGTGGTGATTTAGGCAGTAAAAACCCTATTCACCCTAACGATGATGTCAATAAATCACAATCTTCTAATGATGCTTTTCCTACTGCCATGAATATTGCTGTAGCGATCGCCATAAATGAAAGATTGATACCTAAAGTGAAAAAATTAAGAGACGGTTTACAAGAAAAAGCTGAAGCATGGAAAGAAATTATTAAAATCGGACGCACTCACTTACAAGACGCAGTACCTTTAAGTTTAGGGCAAGAATTTTCAGGATATGTCGGGATGTTAGAGGATAACTTAACCAGAATAGATAACGCCTTACCCCATATTTATCAATTAGCTTTAGGAGGCACAGCATTAGGTACAGGTATAAATGCACCCCTTGGCTTTGCGGAAAAATCTGCCCATCACATCGCCCAATTAACGGGATTACCTTTCGTTAGCGCCCCCAACAAATTTACTGTCATGGGTTCTCATGATGCTATGGTAATGTTAAGCTCAACCTTAAAAACCCTTGCTTGTTCATTATATAAAATCGCTAACGATATACGTTTACTAGCCTGTGGACCAAGAGCAGGACTAAATGAATTACAATTACCTGAAAATGAGCCTGGATCATCGATAATGCCAGGAAAAGTTAATCCTACTCAATGTGAAGCCTTAGCCATGGTAGCGGTGCAAGTGATGGGTTATGATTCCGCCGTGAGTTTTGCGGGGGCAAGTGGTATTTTAGATATGAATGTTTACAAGCCTATGATGGTTTATAATGTTTTGCAATCCATCAAAATTTTATCAGATAGCTGTAATAACTTCACTGATTTTACCGTTAAGGATATGACACCGAATCTTAAACGCATTGAAGAATTAGTTAATCAATCTTTGATGTTAGTTACCGCCTTAAGTCCAAAAATTGGCTATGATAAAGCTTCAAAAATAGCCCATATTGCCCACGAAAATAACCTTACTCTCAAAGAAGCAACTTTACAATTAGGTTATCTTACTTCCGAGGAATTCGATCAAGCTATCGATTTACATAAAATGGCTTACCCGAAATAA
- a CDS encoding DUF1997 domain-containing protein, with protein MFNNTEIYFQAEEVVNLEVQQKSVSIQHYLRQPFRLVKAITDEKLLKVLSNDLYQLQMNPLNFLNIYYLQPTVILKVWAGASGNVYLKSESCEIKGIEYINRRFSLDLKGKLTPVEIDSKIYLQGKANLTVKVDLPPPLWLTPKPLLQSTGNSLLKGVLMRIKHQLVSQLIKDYYNFADTENQREEFGVKASEFGI; from the coding sequence TTGTTTAATAATACCGAAATTTATTTTCAGGCGGAAGAAGTCGTTAACTTAGAAGTACAACAAAAAAGTGTTTCTATTCAACATTATTTGAGGCAACCTTTTCGATTAGTTAAAGCGATTACCGATGAAAAATTACTAAAGGTATTAAGCAATGATTTATATCAACTGCAAATGAATCCTCTTAATTTTTTAAATATATATTATCTTCAACCCACCGTAATCTTAAAAGTTTGGGCAGGTGCTTCGGGTAATGTCTATTTGAAATCAGAATCTTGTGAAATTAAAGGTATTGAATATATTAACCGCCGATTTTCCCTTGATTTGAAAGGTAAATTAACCCCTGTAGAAATAGATAGCAAAATTTATTTACAGGGAAAGGCGAATTTAACGGTAAAAGTTGATTTACCACCACCGTTATGGTTAACCCCGAAACCTTTATTACAAAGCACTGGAAATAGTTTATTAAAAGGTGTGTTAATGCGCATTAAACATCAATTAGTATCCCAGTTAATCAAAGACTATTACAATTTTGCTGACACCGAAAATCAGAGGGAAGAATTTGGCGTAAAAGCTTCAGAGTTTGGTATTTAA